One window of the Colias croceus chromosome 5, ilColCroc2.1 genome contains the following:
- the LOC123692177 gene encoding DNA-binding protein D-ETS-4 isoform X1 — MAYFVDCTNGYFIQMPQTVPRSGYSPPSASQGERAVPASPSDIHHLLRLLGAETPPEPMLHSPPTHTKPPPPYPEDNNLLERLYDFEAYPTPSPSSDEGSIPTVALHPSSPYNSFQYSPVFIKEEPNRLTVPGFASPYPLSPSGSCVSYGSHNQYSSPVPQHDEYIDIEELLKENQILQENTQHTYITPKLEIEEPRDHVLLRSALEDTSFQKRHNLRPIPLELGSVKMEESSGGADNDVLTAPDIDRVLSMAIEQSKRDVDNTCTVLGISPDPMQWNTSDVKSWVMFTLQHYNLPMVPTEYFAMDGAALVALTEEEFNQRAPQAGSTLYAQLEIWKAARHESWRSPWTEHEQPSPTPAPVGLPSAEDTSDDEDSESAGTSVTQGGGKVKTGSTHIHLWQFLKELLASPHVHGSAIRWLDRSNGVFKIEDSVRVARLWGKRKNRPAMNYDKLSRSIRQYYKKGIMKKTERSQRLVYQFCHPYCL, encoded by the exons ATGGCGTACTTTGTGGATTGCACTAATGGATATTTCATTCAG ATGCCACAGACAGTGCCCAGGTCCGGGTATAGCCCGCCGTCAGCGTCTCAGGGTGAAAGAGCAGTACCAGCTTCACCTTCCGATATACACCACTTATTGCGCCTCCTCGGTGCAGAAACCCCGCCAGAGCCCATGCTACATTCCCCGCCCACACACACCAAACCACCGCCTCCATACCCAGAAGATAATAATCTACTTGAACGTCTTTACGATTTTGAAGCCTATCCCACACCGTCTCCATCTTCAGACGAAGGTTCCATTCCAACAGTAGCATTACACCCGTCTTCTCCTTACAACTCTTTCCAATACTCACCAGTATTTATCAAAGAAGAACCAAACAGACTTACGGTTCCAGGATTCGCTTCACCATACCCTTTATCCCCATCGGGCTCTTGTGTATCATACGGAAGTCACAATCAATACTCCTCCCCAGTACCACAACACGACGAATACATTGATATCGAAGAACTGTTAAAAGAAAACCAGATATTACAAGAGAACACACAACACACTTATATCACACCTAAGTTGGAAATAGAGGAGCCCAGAGATCACGTTTTATTAAGATCAGCCCTCGAAGATACGTCGTTTCAAAAGAGACATAATTTACGGCCAATACCATTGGAACTAGGAAGTGTCAAAATGGAAGAGAGCAGTGGAGGAGCAGATAATGATGTGTTAACTGCACCTGATATAGACCGTGTTCTATCAATGGCAATTGAGCAGTCTAAACGAGATGTTGATAATACATGCACCGTCCTTGGTATATCACCAG ATCCCATGCAATGGAATACAAGTGACGTCAAGTCCTGGGTGATGTTTACATTACAACATTATAACCTACCGATGGTGCCTACAGAATATTTCGCGATGGATGGAGCAGCTTTAGTCGCGTTAACGGAAGAAGAATTCAACCAGAGAGCTCCTCAG gcgGGAAGCACGCTATACGCTCAACTGGAAATCTGGAAAGCGGCACGACATGAGAGTTGGAGAAGCCCCTGGACAGAACATGAACAACCTTCACCCACACCAGCCCCCGTCGGCTTACCTTCTGCTGAAGACACAAGTGATG ATGAAGATTCAGAATCAGCCGGCACGAGTGTAACACAGGGAGGTGGAAAAGTGAAGACGGGAAGCACACACATACACCTGTGGCAGTTCTTGAAGGAGTTGCTGGCATCACCCCACGTACATGGTTCAGCTATACGGTGGTTAGATCGAA GTAACGGGGTCTTCAAAATTGAAGATTCAGTACGTGTAGCCAGACTGTGGGGTAAAAGAAAGAACAGGCCGGCGATGAACTACGACAAGCTTTCCCGAAGCATTCGCCAATACTACAAAAAAGGCATCATGAAGAAAACGGAACGAAGTCAGAGGCTCGTTTATCAGTTTTGTCATCCgtattgtttgtaa
- the LOC123692177 gene encoding DNA-binding protein D-ETS-4 isoform X3 — MEFECQMPQTVPRSGYSPPSASQGERAVPASPSDIHHLLRLLGAETPPEPMLHSPPTHTKPPPPYPEDNNLLERLYDFEAYPTPSPSSDEGSIPTVALHPSSPYNSFQYSPVFIKEEPNRLTVPGFASPYPLSPSGSCVSYGSHNQYSSPVPQHDEYIDIEELLKENQILQENTQHTYITPKLEIEEPRDHVLLRSALEDTSFQKRHNLRPIPLELGSVKMEESSGGADNDVLTAPDIDRVLSMAIEQSKRDVDNTCTVLGISPDPMQWNTSDVKSWVMFTLQHYNLPMVPTEYFAMDGAALVALTEEEFNQRAPQAGSTLYAQLEIWKAARHESWRSPWTEHEQPSPTPAPVGLPSAEDTSDDEDSESAGTSVTQGGGKVKTGSTHIHLWQFLKELLASPHVHGSAIRWLDRSNGVFKIEDSVRVARLWGKRKNRPAMNYDKLSRSIRQYYKKGIMKKTERSQRLVYQFCHPYCL; from the exons ATGGAATTCGAGTGTCAA ATGCCACAGACAGTGCCCAGGTCCGGGTATAGCCCGCCGTCAGCGTCTCAGGGTGAAAGAGCAGTACCAGCTTCACCTTCCGATATACACCACTTATTGCGCCTCCTCGGTGCAGAAACCCCGCCAGAGCCCATGCTACATTCCCCGCCCACACACACCAAACCACCGCCTCCATACCCAGAAGATAATAATCTACTTGAACGTCTTTACGATTTTGAAGCCTATCCCACACCGTCTCCATCTTCAGACGAAGGTTCCATTCCAACAGTAGCATTACACCCGTCTTCTCCTTACAACTCTTTCCAATACTCACCAGTATTTATCAAAGAAGAACCAAACAGACTTACGGTTCCAGGATTCGCTTCACCATACCCTTTATCCCCATCGGGCTCTTGTGTATCATACGGAAGTCACAATCAATACTCCTCCCCAGTACCACAACACGACGAATACATTGATATCGAAGAACTGTTAAAAGAAAACCAGATATTACAAGAGAACACACAACACACTTATATCACACCTAAGTTGGAAATAGAGGAGCCCAGAGATCACGTTTTATTAAGATCAGCCCTCGAAGATACGTCGTTTCAAAAGAGACATAATTTACGGCCAATACCATTGGAACTAGGAAGTGTCAAAATGGAAGAGAGCAGTGGAGGAGCAGATAATGATGTGTTAACTGCACCTGATATAGACCGTGTTCTATCAATGGCAATTGAGCAGTCTAAACGAGATGTTGATAATACATGCACCGTCCTTGGTATATCACCAG ATCCCATGCAATGGAATACAAGTGACGTCAAGTCCTGGGTGATGTTTACATTACAACATTATAACCTACCGATGGTGCCTACAGAATATTTCGCGATGGATGGAGCAGCTTTAGTCGCGTTAACGGAAGAAGAATTCAACCAGAGAGCTCCTCAG gcgGGAAGCACGCTATACGCTCAACTGGAAATCTGGAAAGCGGCACGACATGAGAGTTGGAGAAGCCCCTGGACAGAACATGAACAACCTTCACCCACACCAGCCCCCGTCGGCTTACCTTCTGCTGAAGACACAAGTGATG ATGAAGATTCAGAATCAGCCGGCACGAGTGTAACACAGGGAGGTGGAAAAGTGAAGACGGGAAGCACACACATACACCTGTGGCAGTTCTTGAAGGAGTTGCTGGCATCACCCCACGTACATGGTTCAGCTATACGGTGGTTAGATCGAA GTAACGGGGTCTTCAAAATTGAAGATTCAGTACGTGTAGCCAGACTGTGGGGTAAAAGAAAGAACAGGCCGGCGATGAACTACGACAAGCTTTCCCGAAGCATTCGCCAATACTACAAAAAAGGCATCATGAAGAAAACGGAACGAAGTCAGAGGCTCGTTTATCAGTTTTGTCATCCgtattgtttgtaa
- the LOC123692177 gene encoding DNA-binding protein D-ETS-4 isoform X2 encodes MLWENGATEDAETMPQTVPRSGYSPPSASQGERAVPASPSDIHHLLRLLGAETPPEPMLHSPPTHTKPPPPYPEDNNLLERLYDFEAYPTPSPSSDEGSIPTVALHPSSPYNSFQYSPVFIKEEPNRLTVPGFASPYPLSPSGSCVSYGSHNQYSSPVPQHDEYIDIEELLKENQILQENTQHTYITPKLEIEEPRDHVLLRSALEDTSFQKRHNLRPIPLELGSVKMEESSGGADNDVLTAPDIDRVLSMAIEQSKRDVDNTCTVLGISPDPMQWNTSDVKSWVMFTLQHYNLPMVPTEYFAMDGAALVALTEEEFNQRAPQAGSTLYAQLEIWKAARHESWRSPWTEHEQPSPTPAPVGLPSAEDTSDDEDSESAGTSVTQGGGKVKTGSTHIHLWQFLKELLASPHVHGSAIRWLDRSNGVFKIEDSVRVARLWGKRKNRPAMNYDKLSRSIRQYYKKGIMKKTERSQRLVYQFCHPYCL; translated from the exons ATGCCACAGACAGTGCCCAGGTCCGGGTATAGCCCGCCGTCAGCGTCTCAGGGTGAAAGAGCAGTACCAGCTTCACCTTCCGATATACACCACTTATTGCGCCTCCTCGGTGCAGAAACCCCGCCAGAGCCCATGCTACATTCCCCGCCCACACACACCAAACCACCGCCTCCATACCCAGAAGATAATAATCTACTTGAACGTCTTTACGATTTTGAAGCCTATCCCACACCGTCTCCATCTTCAGACGAAGGTTCCATTCCAACAGTAGCATTACACCCGTCTTCTCCTTACAACTCTTTCCAATACTCACCAGTATTTATCAAAGAAGAACCAAACAGACTTACGGTTCCAGGATTCGCTTCACCATACCCTTTATCCCCATCGGGCTCTTGTGTATCATACGGAAGTCACAATCAATACTCCTCCCCAGTACCACAACACGACGAATACATTGATATCGAAGAACTGTTAAAAGAAAACCAGATATTACAAGAGAACACACAACACACTTATATCACACCTAAGTTGGAAATAGAGGAGCCCAGAGATCACGTTTTATTAAGATCAGCCCTCGAAGATACGTCGTTTCAAAAGAGACATAATTTACGGCCAATACCATTGGAACTAGGAAGTGTCAAAATGGAAGAGAGCAGTGGAGGAGCAGATAATGATGTGTTAACTGCACCTGATATAGACCGTGTTCTATCAATGGCAATTGAGCAGTCTAAACGAGATGTTGATAATACATGCACCGTCCTTGGTATATCACCAG ATCCCATGCAATGGAATACAAGTGACGTCAAGTCCTGGGTGATGTTTACATTACAACATTATAACCTACCGATGGTGCCTACAGAATATTTCGCGATGGATGGAGCAGCTTTAGTCGCGTTAACGGAAGAAGAATTCAACCAGAGAGCTCCTCAG gcgGGAAGCACGCTATACGCTCAACTGGAAATCTGGAAAGCGGCACGACATGAGAGTTGGAGAAGCCCCTGGACAGAACATGAACAACCTTCACCCACACCAGCCCCCGTCGGCTTACCTTCTGCTGAAGACACAAGTGATG ATGAAGATTCAGAATCAGCCGGCACGAGTGTAACACAGGGAGGTGGAAAAGTGAAGACGGGAAGCACACACATACACCTGTGGCAGTTCTTGAAGGAGTTGCTGGCATCACCCCACGTACATGGTTCAGCTATACGGTGGTTAGATCGAA GTAACGGGGTCTTCAAAATTGAAGATTCAGTACGTGTAGCCAGACTGTGGGGTAAAAGAAAGAACAGGCCGGCGATGAACTACGACAAGCTTTCCCGAAGCATTCGCCAATACTACAAAAAAGGCATCATGAAGAAAACGGAACGAAGTCAGAGGCTCGTTTATCAGTTTTGTCATCCgtattgtttgtaa
- the LOC123692177 gene encoding DNA-binding protein D-ETS-4 isoform X4, giving the protein MPQTVPRSGYSPPSASQGERAVPASPSDIHHLLRLLGAETPPEPMLHSPPTHTKPPPPYPEDNNLLERLYDFEAYPTPSPSSDEGSIPTVALHPSSPYNSFQYSPVFIKEEPNRLTVPGFASPYPLSPSGSCVSYGSHNQYSSPVPQHDEYIDIEELLKENQILQENTQHTYITPKLEIEEPRDHVLLRSALEDTSFQKRHNLRPIPLELGSVKMEESSGGADNDVLTAPDIDRVLSMAIEQSKRDVDNTCTVLGISPDPMQWNTSDVKSWVMFTLQHYNLPMVPTEYFAMDGAALVALTEEEFNQRAPQAGSTLYAQLEIWKAARHESWRSPWTEHEQPSPTPAPVGLPSAEDTSDDEDSESAGTSVTQGGGKVKTGSTHIHLWQFLKELLASPHVHGSAIRWLDRSNGVFKIEDSVRVARLWGKRKNRPAMNYDKLSRSIRQYYKKGIMKKTERSQRLVYQFCHPYCL; this is encoded by the exons ATGCCACAGACAGTGCCCAGGTCCGGGTATAGCCCGCCGTCAGCGTCTCAGGGTGAAAGAGCAGTACCAGCTTCACCTTCCGATATACACCACTTATTGCGCCTCCTCGGTGCAGAAACCCCGCCAGAGCCCATGCTACATTCCCCGCCCACACACACCAAACCACCGCCTCCATACCCAGAAGATAATAATCTACTTGAACGTCTTTACGATTTTGAAGCCTATCCCACACCGTCTCCATCTTCAGACGAAGGTTCCATTCCAACAGTAGCATTACACCCGTCTTCTCCTTACAACTCTTTCCAATACTCACCAGTATTTATCAAAGAAGAACCAAACAGACTTACGGTTCCAGGATTCGCTTCACCATACCCTTTATCCCCATCGGGCTCTTGTGTATCATACGGAAGTCACAATCAATACTCCTCCCCAGTACCACAACACGACGAATACATTGATATCGAAGAACTGTTAAAAGAAAACCAGATATTACAAGAGAACACACAACACACTTATATCACACCTAAGTTGGAAATAGAGGAGCCCAGAGATCACGTTTTATTAAGATCAGCCCTCGAAGATACGTCGTTTCAAAAGAGACATAATTTACGGCCAATACCATTGGAACTAGGAAGTGTCAAAATGGAAGAGAGCAGTGGAGGAGCAGATAATGATGTGTTAACTGCACCTGATATAGACCGTGTTCTATCAATGGCAATTGAGCAGTCTAAACGAGATGTTGATAATACATGCACCGTCCTTGGTATATCACCAG ATCCCATGCAATGGAATACAAGTGACGTCAAGTCCTGGGTGATGTTTACATTACAACATTATAACCTACCGATGGTGCCTACAGAATATTTCGCGATGGATGGAGCAGCTTTAGTCGCGTTAACGGAAGAAGAATTCAACCAGAGAGCTCCTCAG gcgGGAAGCACGCTATACGCTCAACTGGAAATCTGGAAAGCGGCACGACATGAGAGTTGGAGAAGCCCCTGGACAGAACATGAACAACCTTCACCCACACCAGCCCCCGTCGGCTTACCTTCTGCTGAAGACACAAGTGATG ATGAAGATTCAGAATCAGCCGGCACGAGTGTAACACAGGGAGGTGGAAAAGTGAAGACGGGAAGCACACACATACACCTGTGGCAGTTCTTGAAGGAGTTGCTGGCATCACCCCACGTACATGGTTCAGCTATACGGTGGTTAGATCGAA GTAACGGGGTCTTCAAAATTGAAGATTCAGTACGTGTAGCCAGACTGTGGGGTAAAAGAAAGAACAGGCCGGCGATGAACTACGACAAGCTTTCCCGAAGCATTCGCCAATACTACAAAAAAGGCATCATGAAGAAAACGGAACGAAGTCAGAGGCTCGTTTATCAGTTTTGTCATCCgtattgtttgtaa